A region of uncultured Draconibacterium sp. DNA encodes the following proteins:
- a CDS encoding phosphoglycerate kinase, with product MQTISSYDFKGKRALIRVDFNVPLNDKFEITDDTRMRAALPTIKKIIEGGGSPIIMSHLGRPKNGPEEKFSLKPLVNHLSELLGGATVKIAPDCIGDEVKAMAESVKPGEVLILENLRFYKEETAGDEEFAAKLAENGDCWVNDAFGTAHRAHASTAVIAKFFPNDKMFGYLIESEVESLDKVVKAPQRPLTAIMGGAKVSSKITIIENLLDKVDNLILGGGMKFTFIKAHGGKVGSSICEDDFLETALNIEKLAKEKGVNLYMASDVVAADAFSNDANVKTIPANEIPDGWMGLDAGPDAIESFKKVIEKSGTILWNGPIGVFEMEAFAAGTKAVGEAVVEATKKGAFSLVGGGDSVAAVNQLGFADGVSYISTAGGALLEYLEGKTLPGVAAVRGE from the coding sequence ATGCAAACTATTAGCAGCTATGACTTTAAAGGAAAGAGAGCTCTTATCCGCGTTGATTTCAACGTGCCTTTAAACGACAAATTCGAGATTACCGACGACACACGTATGCGTGCCGCGCTTCCAACAATTAAAAAGATTATTGAAGGTGGTGGTTCGCCAATCATCATGTCGCACCTTGGCCGTCCGAAAAACGGTCCGGAAGAAAAATTCTCGCTAAAACCATTGGTAAATCACCTGAGCGAGCTACTTGGTGGTGCTACTGTAAAAATCGCTCCTGACTGTATTGGCGACGAAGTAAAAGCAATGGCGGAGTCGGTAAAACCGGGTGAAGTTCTTATTCTTGAAAACCTGCGTTTTTACAAAGAAGAAACTGCCGGCGACGAAGAATTTGCTGCTAAATTAGCTGAAAACGGCGACTGCTGGGTAAACGATGCTTTTGGTACAGCTCATCGTGCACATGCTTCAACAGCTGTTATCGCTAAGTTTTTCCCGAACGACAAAATGTTTGGTTACTTGATTGAAAGCGAAGTTGAAAGTCTTGACAAAGTAGTAAAAGCACCGCAACGTCCTCTTACTGCAATTATGGGTGGAGCAAAAGTTTCTTCGAAAATCACCATTATCGAAAACCTGTTGGATAAAGTAGACAACCTGATTTTGGGTGGTGGAATGAAATTTACTTTTATTAAAGCACACGGTGGTAAAGTTGGTAGCTCAATTTGTGAAGACGATTTCCTGGAAACAGCATTAAACATTGAAAAGCTGGCGAAAGAAAAAGGAGTGAATTTATACATGGCCAGCGATGTTGTTGCAGCCGATGCGTTTAGCAACGATGCCAATGTTAAAACTATTCCGGCAAACGAAATTCCTGACGGTTGGATGGGATTGGATGCCGGTCCTGACGCCATTGAAAGCTTTAAAAAAGTAATCGAGAAATCGGGAACAATTCTTTGGAATGGCCCAATTGGTGTTTTCGAAATGGAAGCTTTCGCAGCAGGAACAAAAGCCGTTGGAGAAGCTGTTGTTGAAGCAACAAAAAAAGGTGCATTCTCGCTTGTTGGCGGTGGCGACTCGGTAGCTGCGGTTAATCAACTGGGATTTGCCGATGGTGTTTCGTACATCTCAACTGCAGGTGGCGCATTGTTGGAATACCTCGAAGGAAAAACGCTTCCTGGTGTTGCTGCTGTTCGTGGCGAATAA
- a CDS encoding LPXTG cell wall anchor domain-containing protein translates to MKRVIAMIGLFIMSLPTMLLMAQDQGTYIDNLGAQDSSYLEEVPLAGPEQASNSNLLVIIIIVAVVVIAAAVFFFMKKKKK, encoded by the coding sequence ATGAAAAGAGTAATTGCAATGATCGGATTGTTTATTATGAGTTTACCAACAATGTTGCTAATGGCGCAGGACCAGGGAACATATATTGACAATTTGGGCGCTCAGGACAGTTCGTATTTGGAAGAAGTGCCGTTGGCCGGTCCAGAGCAAGCATCAAATTCAAACTTGCTGGTAATAATTATTATTGTTGCTGTTGTAGTTATCGCGGCGGCTGTTTTCTTTTTTATGAAGAAAAAGAAAAAGTAA
- a CDS encoding DNA polymerase III subunit delta — MFFNDVVGQENIKSRLIRSVQEQRISHAQLFSGPSGTGKLAMALAYAQYVSCKNRSETDSCGTCPSCHKYQKMAHPDLHFVFPIFNAKQFNKPVSDDFLPLWREKVLANPYFELSDWLSHIDAGNAQGEIYERESESILRKLNLKSFESEFKVMIIWLPEKMNIACSNKLLKMIEEPPSKTLFILVTENEEGVIGTIRSRAQLVKFPFVDNQSIKNALLKIDGVDPAIIPDAVHLASGSYLKALSYLSPSDDEQFYFQKFQEMMRFAYARQVKEMIDWADEMAKIGRDKQKAFFAASLRLVREYFVSNMKRSEIVYMNRAEKDWGKKFAPFINERNIVAFADEFELAIKHISMNGNPRIVFMDTGLRMVRLIKR, encoded by the coding sequence ATGTTTTTCAATGACGTAGTAGGACAAGAGAATATAAAAAGCCGCCTGATCAGGTCGGTTCAGGAGCAACGCATCAGTCACGCACAGTTATTTTCCGGCCCGTCGGGAACCGGCAAGCTGGCCATGGCTTTGGCTTATGCACAATATGTTTCGTGCAAAAACCGTAGCGAAACCGATTCGTGCGGCACCTGCCCCTCGTGCCACAAATACCAAAAAATGGCGCACCCCGATTTGCATTTTGTATTCCCGATTTTCAATGCCAAACAGTTTAACAAACCGGTTAGCGACGATTTTCTTCCGCTGTGGCGTGAAAAAGTTTTGGCCAATCCGTATTTCGAACTTAGCGACTGGTTGAGCCACATTGACGCCGGAAATGCTCAAGGTGAAATTTACGAACGCGAAAGCGAGTCGATCCTGCGAAAACTAAACCTCAAATCGTTTGAGTCGGAGTTTAAAGTGATGATCATTTGGTTGCCCGAGAAAATGAACATCGCCTGCTCGAACAAACTCCTGAAAATGATTGAGGAGCCGCCCAGCAAAACACTTTTCATTTTGGTTACCGAAAACGAAGAAGGTGTAATTGGCACCATTCGTTCGCGGGCACAACTGGTAAAGTTTCCGTTTGTCGATAATCAATCCATTAAAAATGCCTTGCTGAAAATTGATGGAGTCGATCCGGCAATTATTCCCGATGCGGTTCACCTGGCTTCGGGAAGTTACCTGAAAGCACTCAGTTATTTATCGCCGTCGGACGATGAGCAGTTTTATTTCCAGAAATTTCAGGAAATGATGCGTTTTGCCTATGCCCGGCAGGTGAAAGAAATGATTGACTGGGCCGATGAAATGGCAAAGATTGGCCGCGACAAACAAAAGGCCTTTTTTGCGGCTTCCCTGCGTTTGGTGCGCGAGTATTTTGTGTCGAACATGAAACGCAGCGAAATTGTGTATATGAACCGTGCCGAAAAAGACTGGGGCAAAAAATTCGCACCTTTTATTAACGAGCGCAACATTGTGGCTTTTGCCGACGAATTTGAGCTGGCCATAAAACACATCTCCATGAACGGAAATCCGCGTATTGTTTTTATGGATACCGGTTTGCGGATGGTGCGGTTGATTAAGCGGTAG
- the kbl gene encoding glycine C-acetyltransferase, with protein MYGKIKNDLRNTLEELKEQGLYKSERIITTSQSSEIAVSTGETVLNFCANNYLGLANNPEVVKAAQDIMNDWGFGLSSVRFICGTQSIHKQLEEKVSEFLGTEDTILYCACFDANGGVFEPLLGADSAIISDELNHASIIDGVRLCKAQRFRYKHSDMAELEQCLKDASGAKYRLIVTDGVFSMDGDIANLPDIVKLAKKYDALVMVDDSHATGYIGKTGRGTAEHYDLLGEIDIITTTFGKAMGGGNGGCTSGRREIIDMLRQRSRPYLFSNTLAPATVGATLKVIEMLSGGADLPAKTMANAARFRTKMEAAGFDLVKGDTAIVPVMVYDEPLAIKFADKLLKEGVYVIGFCFPVVPRGKARIRVQLSAAHSFEEIDRAVEAFIKVGKELGII; from the coding sequence ATGTACGGAAAAATTAAGAACGACCTAAGAAACACGCTCGAAGAATTAAAAGAGCAGGGATTATATAAAAGCGAACGGATTATTACGACATCGCAAAGCTCTGAAATTGCAGTGTCGACAGGAGAAACGGTGCTGAATTTTTGTGCTAACAATTACCTGGGACTGGCCAACAATCCGGAGGTGGTTAAAGCTGCGCAAGACATTATGAACGACTGGGGATTCGGACTTTCATCAGTGCGTTTTATTTGCGGAACACAATCTATTCACAAACAATTGGAAGAAAAGGTTTCTGAGTTTTTGGGAACGGAAGATACCATTTTATACTGTGCCTGTTTTGATGCTAATGGAGGAGTTTTTGAGCCACTTTTAGGTGCTGATTCGGCGATTATTTCTGATGAGTTAAACCATGCGTCAATTATCGATGGAGTGCGTTTGTGTAAAGCACAGCGTTTTCGTTACAAACACTCAGATATGGCAGAGTTGGAGCAATGTTTAAAAGATGCATCTGGGGCGAAGTACCGTTTAATTGTGACAGACGGAGTTTTCTCGATGGACGGAGATATTGCCAACTTGCCCGACATTGTTAAGTTGGCCAAAAAATACGATGCACTGGTAATGGTCGACGATTCGCATGCAACAGGCTACATCGGAAAAACCGGCCGTGGTACAGCAGAACATTACGATTTACTTGGCGAGATAGATATTATAACCACCACTTTCGGGAAAGCCATGGGCGGTGGAAACGGCGGTTGTACATCCGGTCGCCGCGAGATTATAGACATGTTGCGTCAACGTTCGCGTCCGTATTTATTCTCGAATACATTAGCCCCGGCAACGGTTGGAGCAACATTAAAAGTTATCGAAATGCTTTCGGGAGGAGCCGATCTGCCGGCCAAAACAATGGCTAACGCGGCTCGTTTCAGAACGAAAATGGAAGCTGCTGGTTTCGACCTGGTAAAAGGCGATACTGCTATTGTCCCGGTAATGGTTTACGACGAGCCACTGGCCATCAAATTTGCCGACAAACTGTTAAAAGAAGGCGTTTATGTTATCGGATTCTGTTTCCCTGTAGTTCCACGCGGAAAAGCAAGGATTCGGGTTCAGCTTTCGGCAGCACACTCGTTTGAGGAAATCGACAGGGCCGTTGAAGCCTTTATTAAGGTGGGTAAGGAATTGGGAATTATTTAA
- the ricT gene encoding regulatory iron-sulfur-containing complex subunit RicT, giving the protein MKEVNTTDRGICQTKVGNCGKLQVTDWLGDVQPAYKGEDIVEVRFKNTRKDYYKNVNNLKLKVGELVAVEGNPGHDIGIISLKGELVFEQMKRHKVTLNNGEYRKVYRHAKPVDIDKWKEAISLEHETMIKSRQIVKDLRLDMKIGDVEYQGDRTKAIFYYIADGRVDFRQLIKVLAETFRIRIEMKQIGARQEAGRIGGIGPCGRSLCCSTWMSNFVSVTTNAARHQEISLNPQKLAGQCGKLKCCLNFEVDAYIDAQKDFPPNHIPLETEHKTYSFLKADIFGGIYWYAPRGEGPGTLVGVPVKRVKEVLRLNRNGKKPEKLVIEKYDAGAQKEDTFHNVVGQEDLDRFDRAKKSTRSKKRSNRRNPNRGRNQNQPSAQGQNPDRRQDNSQGTGQNRKPNQNRGGNQNRRSNQNRSQNRD; this is encoded by the coding sequence ATGAAAGAAGTAAATACCACAGATAGAGGGATATGTCAAACGAAAGTTGGAAACTGCGGAAAACTGCAGGTAACCGACTGGCTTGGCGATGTTCAGCCTGCCTACAAAGGCGAAGACATTGTTGAGGTACGTTTTAAAAATACCCGAAAAGACTACTACAAAAACGTAAATAACTTAAAACTAAAAGTTGGTGAACTGGTGGCTGTTGAAGGAAATCCTGGACACGACATTGGCATTATTTCGCTAAAAGGGGAGCTGGTGTTTGAGCAAATGAAACGCCACAAAGTAACCCTGAATAACGGCGAATACCGCAAAGTTTACCGCCACGCCAAACCGGTTGATATTGACAAGTGGAAAGAAGCCATTTCGCTGGAGCATGAAACCATGATTAAGTCGCGCCAGATTGTGAAAGACCTGCGCCTTGATATGAAAATTGGCGATGTGGAATACCAGGGTGATAGAACCAAGGCTATTTTCTATTACATTGCCGATGGACGTGTTGATTTTCGTCAGCTGATAAAAGTGTTGGCCGAGACTTTCCGCATCCGCATCGAAATGAAACAGATTGGTGCACGCCAGGAAGCCGGCCGCATTGGTGGAATAGGCCCTTGCGGGCGCTCACTTTGCTGCTCAACGTGGATGAGCAATTTTGTGTCGGTAACAACCAATGCAGCACGTCATCAGGAGATTTCGCTAAACCCACAAAAACTGGCCGGGCAATGTGGTAAATTAAAGTGTTGCCTCAACTTCGAGGTGGATGCCTACATTGATGCACAAAAAGATTTCCCGCCAAACCATATTCCGCTCGAAACGGAACACAAGACCTATTCCTTTTTGAAAGCTGATATTTTTGGAGGAATATACTGGTATGCTCCACGCGGCGAAGGTCCCGGAACATTGGTGGGAGTTCCTGTAAAACGGGTTAAAGAGGTGTTGCGATTAAACCGTAACGGCAAAAAACCCGAGAAACTGGTAATTGAAAAATACGATGCCGGGGCACAGAAGGAAGACACATTCCATAATGTGGTAGGGCAGGAAGATTTGGATCGTTTCGACCGGGCTAAGAAAAGCACCCGTTCGAAAAAACGAAGTAACCGTCGTAATCCTAACCGGGGCAGAAATCAAAATCAGCCCAGTGCGCAGGGACAGAATCCCGATCGCAGGCAAGATAACAGTCAGGGAACCGGACAAAACCGCAAACCGAATCAAAACCGGGGGGGCAATCAAAACCGTCGATCCAATCAAAATCGTAGCCAAAACCGTGATTAG
- a CDS encoding glycoside hydrolase family 2 protein, with protein MNAINRWPFLAIFALLFSVACNTNESGPDLMIQKELNTNWTFNQVGENEWLPATVPGTVHTDLLANEKIEDPFYRLNELDQQWIDKVDWEYKSTFTVDKTFLTRDKIVIDFEGLDTYADVSVNGEKVLSADNMFREWQVDVKDLLKEGDNEIHIVFRSPIVEGLKKYDANGFVYPGGENDQAERGEVEGNKRVSIYTRKAGYHFGWDWGPRLVTSGIWKPVYLKAWDNATIGNLQIVQNEVSEEKATFTAVFEVDAVKKTKATITINNDGQSLASSEVSLTPGVNKYSVDFEIANPQLWWTNGLGEAHLYNLSGVLDVKGRTVTENTRIGIRTLELVREKDDDGTSFYFKLNGHPVFMKGANYIPNDMFLPRVTDENYRKVVENAKNANNNMLRVWGGGIYENDIFYDLCDENGILIWQDFMFACAMFPNNPEFLDNIKHEAIDNVKRLRNHPSIAMWCGNNEILTAWNTWGWKKIAADQGDDVSEKVWQAYVDIFHKTLPDVVNEYDPSRSYWGSSPSSGLGVQADLVNGDEHYWGVWWAKEPFSTYATHLARFMSEYGFQSFPEMASVRKYAEPEDYDIYSEVMESHQRSSIGNGTIEYYMLQEYKKPKDFESFLYVNHVLQADGIKFGLEGHRRAMPFCMGSLYWQINDVWPVASWSSTDYYQKWKALQYYVKKGFSQVLVSPYEEGIKFKVGIVNDRLEPIQAELRMQMVDFDGQMIWEEAHLVDIPANSSDDYFDVNKNEWRYQYRKNLKNVVFTTELVENGKVLSKNNYYFLPFKNLNVKAPEIEYAITKADNGFDIVLKTNKLAKNLFMEIGDEDGFFSDNYFDLLPNEKVSINLKTDISEEKLNEVLTIRTLDDAF; from the coding sequence ATGAATGCGATTAACCGCTGGCCGTTTCTGGCCATTTTTGCGCTGCTCTTTTCGGTAGCTTGTAATACTAATGAATCTGGCCCCGACCTTATGATACAAAAAGAACTGAACACCAACTGGACCTTTAACCAGGTGGGAGAAAATGAATGGTTGCCTGCAACCGTTCCGGGAACAGTTCACACCGATTTACTGGCCAACGAAAAGATTGAAGATCCTTTTTATCGATTGAATGAGTTGGATCAGCAATGGATCGACAAAGTAGACTGGGAATACAAAAGCACTTTCACGGTTGACAAAACATTTTTAACCCGCGATAAAATTGTTATTGATTTTGAAGGACTCGACACGTATGCCGATGTTTCGGTGAACGGCGAAAAAGTACTTTCGGCCGATAACATGTTTCGCGAGTGGCAGGTGGATGTAAAAGACCTGCTAAAAGAAGGGGATAACGAGATACACATTGTTTTTCGCTCGCCAATCGTTGAAGGATTAAAAAAATACGATGCCAACGGATTTGTTTATCCGGGTGGCGAAAACGACCAGGCCGAACGCGGTGAGGTTGAAGGCAACAAACGTGTTAGCATTTACACCCGTAAAGCCGGCTACCATTTTGGTTGGGACTGGGGTCCGCGACTCGTAACCAGTGGAATCTGGAAACCGGTTTACCTGAAAGCCTGGGACAATGCAACTATCGGGAACCTGCAAATCGTTCAGAACGAAGTTTCGGAAGAAAAAGCAACATTCACAGCTGTTTTCGAAGTAGATGCCGTTAAGAAAACAAAAGCTACAATTACTATTAATAATGACGGACAAAGTCTGGCTTCAAGCGAAGTTAGTTTGACTCCGGGTGTAAATAAATATTCCGTTGATTTTGAAATTGCCAATCCACAACTTTGGTGGACCAATGGCTTGGGAGAGGCTCATTTATATAACCTCTCAGGAGTTTTGGATGTTAAAGGCCGCACGGTTACAGAAAATACCCGAATTGGAATTCGCACGCTGGAACTGGTGCGCGAAAAAGACGACGATGGTACTTCGTTCTATTTTAAACTGAACGGGCACCCGGTATTTATGAAAGGTGCCAACTACATTCCGAACGATATGTTCCTGCCACGCGTTACCGACGAAAATTACCGCAAAGTGGTTGAAAATGCCAAAAATGCAAACAACAATATGTTGCGTGTTTGGGGTGGTGGTATTTACGAAAACGATATTTTCTACGACCTGTGTGATGAAAACGGAATTCTAATCTGGCAGGACTTTATGTTTGCCTGTGCCATGTTCCCAAATAATCCTGAGTTTTTGGATAACATTAAACACGAGGCGATCGACAATGTAAAACGCCTGCGCAATCACCCAAGTATTGCCATGTGGTGCGGAAACAACGAAATCCTGACCGCCTGGAACACCTGGGGATGGAAGAAAATTGCTGCCGATCAGGGCGACGATGTTTCGGAAAAAGTTTGGCAGGCTTATGTTGATATTTTCCATAAAACGCTACCCGACGTGGTGAATGAATACGATCCTTCGCGCAGCTACTGGGGATCTAGTCCGTCGTCTGGACTTGGCGTCCAAGCCGACCTTGTTAATGGCGATGAACACTACTGGGGTGTTTGGTGGGCTAAAGAGCCGTTCAGTACTTACGCCACTCACCTGGCGCGTTTTATGAGCGAATACGGTTTCCAGAGTTTCCCGGAAATGGCGTCGGTACGTAAATATGCCGAGCCGGAAGATTACGATATTTACTCGGAAGTGATGGAGTCGCACCAACGTTCGTCAATCGGTAACGGAACCATAGAATATTATATGCTTCAGGAATACAAAAAACCAAAAGATTTTGAGTCGTTCCTGTATGTAAACCACGTGCTGCAAGCCGACGGAATTAAATTCGGATTGGAAGGACACCGCCGCGCAATGCCGTTTTGTATGGGTAGTTTGTACTGGCAGATCAACGATGTTTGGCCGGTGGCGTCGTGGAGTTCAACCGACTACTACCAAAAATGGAAAGCACTTCAATATTACGTAAAAAAGGGTTTCAGCCAGGTTTTGGTTAGCCCGTACGAAGAAGGAATTAAGTTTAAAGTAGGTATTGTTAACGACCGACTGGAGCCAATTCAAGCTGAGCTTCGTATGCAAATGGTTGATTTCGACGGACAAATGATTTGGGAAGAAGCTCACCTTGTTGATATTCCGGCCAATTCAAGCGACGACTATTTCGATGTAAATAAAAACGAGTGGCGTTACCAATACAGAAAAAATTTGAAAAACGTAGTATTCACCACCGAGCTGGTTGAGAATGGTAAAGTACTTTCGAAAAACAATTATTACTTCCTGCCATTTAAAAACCTAAACGTTAAAGCTCCGGAGATTGAATACGCTATTACAAAAGCCGATAACGGTTTTGACATTGTTTTGAAAACCAACAAGCTGGCGAAAAACCTGTTCATGGAAATTGGTGACGAAGATGGATTCTTCTCCGACAATTACTTTGATTTGCTACCAAACGAAAAGGTATCGATCAATTTAAAAACCGACATTTCGGAAGAAAAGCTGAACGAAGTACTTACCATTCGTACTTTGGATGATGCTTTTTAA
- a CDS encoding DUF2892 domain-containing protein has protein sequence MKANVGSIDRLIRIIVGLIIAIIGVIFDSWWGLIGIIPLATGLFRFCPMYFPLKISTTGKDE, from the coding sequence ATGAAAGCTAACGTAGGATCAATTGACAGGTTAATACGAATAATTGTTGGATTGATAATTGCTATTATCGGAGTTATTTTCGACAGCTGGTGGGGCTTGATTGGTATCATTCCATTAGCCACCGGACTTTTTAGGTTTTGTCCGATGTATTTCCCGCTTAAAATTTCTACTACCGGAAAAGACGAATAA
- the gltX gene encoding glutamate--tRNA ligase translates to MSERKVRVRFAPSPTGPLHMGGVRTALFNYLFAKKHGGEFILRIEDTDQTRFVPGAEDYIIESLNWCGLTPVEGPGIGGDFGPYRQSERKELYKKYADQLVESGWAYYAFDTPEEIDALRKEAEANKETFSYGIATRDNLNNSLKLSEEEVQQKITAGEAYVIRFKMPADTDVSEDDLIRGNVTFNTTKSLDDKVLFKSDGMPTYHLANVVDDHLMEISHVIRGEEWLPSMPLHVLLYKALGWEETKPRFAHLPLILKPVGKGKLSKRDGDKLGFPVFPLLWTDPKTGDVSRGYREDGYFPEAFINLLALLGWNPGTEQEFFSLEELGEIFSLERVVKSGSRFDPEKAKWFNKHYFQQKSVEELAELFKPLLAEKGVKASDEKVNAVVAEIKERCEFVAELWDQSSYFFVAPTEYDEKTVKKRWKENTSGQLSEIVNVFETVENWKADAIKEVFSAFMTEKEWGFGAIMNPLRLALVGGNMGPDLFVICELLGKEESIARIKTAIEKI, encoded by the coding sequence ATGAGCGAAAGAAAAGTACGGGTACGATTTGCCCCAAGTCCTACCGGACCACTGCACATGGGTGGTGTGCGAACAGCCTTATTTAATTACCTGTTTGCAAAAAAACACGGTGGCGAATTTATACTCCGAATTGAAGATACCGACCAAACCCGTTTTGTTCCGGGTGCCGAAGATTATATAATTGAAAGCCTGAACTGGTGCGGACTAACACCGGTTGAAGGTCCCGGAATCGGTGGCGATTTTGGCCCATACCGTCAAAGCGAGCGGAAAGAGTTGTATAAAAAATATGCCGATCAGCTGGTAGAAAGCGGCTGGGCGTATTATGCTTTTGACACACCCGAAGAAATTGATGCGCTGCGAAAAGAAGCGGAAGCCAACAAGGAAACGTTCTCCTACGGAATTGCCACGCGCGACAACCTGAATAACTCGCTCAAATTATCGGAAGAAGAAGTTCAACAAAAAATAACAGCAGGCGAAGCATACGTAATTCGTTTTAAGATGCCTGCCGATACCGACGTTTCAGAGGACGATCTGATTCGTGGCAACGTAACTTTTAACACCACAAAAAGTCTCGACGACAAGGTGCTTTTTAAATCGGATGGAATGCCAACTTACCACCTTGCCAATGTGGTTGACGATCATTTAATGGAGATCTCTCATGTTATTCGTGGCGAAGAATGGTTACCATCGATGCCCTTACATGTTTTATTGTACAAAGCGTTGGGTTGGGAAGAAACCAAACCACGTTTTGCGCATCTTCCGCTAATTTTAAAACCTGTTGGGAAAGGCAAACTCAGCAAACGCGATGGCGACAAACTGGGATTCCCGGTATTTCCTTTACTGTGGACTGATCCGAAAACAGGCGATGTTTCTCGTGGCTATCGCGAAGATGGTTATTTCCCTGAGGCTTTTATCAACCTACTGGCATTATTGGGCTGGAACCCGGGAACTGAACAGGAATTCTTCTCACTGGAAGAACTGGGAGAAATCTTCAGTTTGGAGCGTGTGGTAAAATCAGGATCTCGTTTCGATCCGGAAAAAGCAAAGTGGTTTAACAAACATTATTTCCAGCAGAAGTCAGTTGAGGAACTTGCAGAGTTATTCAAACCGCTACTTGCAGAAAAGGGAGTAAAAGCTTCAGATGAAAAAGTAAATGCTGTAGTTGCTGAGATAAAAGAACGTTGCGAATTTGTTGCCGAACTGTGGGATCAGAGCAGTTACTTTTTTGTAGCTCCAACCGAGTACGACGAAAAAACAGTAAAAAAACGCTGGAAAGAAAACACATCCGGCCAGTTAAGTGAAATTGTAAACGTATTTGAAACCGTTGAAAACTGGAAAGCCGATGCAATAAAAGAAGTTTTCTCAGCATTTATGACAGAAAAAGAATGGGGATTTGGAGCCATTATGAATCCGCTGCGTCTGGCGCTGGTTGGTGGAAATATGGGCCCCGATCTCTTTGTTATTTGCGAGCTGCTGGGTAAAGAAGAAAGTATTGCCCGTATAAAAACAGCCATCGAAAAAATCTAG
- a CDS encoding ATP-binding protein: protein MAIIGPRQVGKTTLVKQLIASTMEECIYLDLERASDLNKLTDPELFFSQNREKMIIIDEIQFQEDLYPLLRSLVDETRKPGQFILLGSASPDLIRDSSETLAGRIAYHRLHPLTMDEIPLEMDQNQLWIRGGFPDALLAPTPDLTWQWMENFVNTYLNRDLLQLGLNAPGRTIRNLWSMLAHSSGQILNTSTFASSLGLSSPTINKYIDFLEGAFLIYSLQAFAPNMKKRLVKRPKLYLTDTGILHHLIGTENFNELAGHPGLGASWETFVLNQILAIKKRMIKIFFYRTHHGAEADFVLTKGEKVVAGIEVKYTNSPKLTKGNHNAFQDLNSPTNFVITPSSDNYLLQKNIRVCSLKTFLKNYLPEL, encoded by the coding sequence GTGGCAATAATTGGCCCCAGACAAGTTGGGAAAACAACCTTGGTTAAACAGCTAATTGCCAGCACCATGGAAGAGTGTATCTACCTGGATTTGGAACGAGCATCCGATTTGAACAAGTTAACAGATCCCGAACTATTTTTTTCGCAGAACCGCGAGAAAATGATAATTATCGATGAAATTCAATTCCAAGAAGATCTTTACCCACTTTTAAGATCCCTGGTAGATGAAACGCGTAAACCAGGGCAATTTATATTACTGGGTTCGGCATCTCCGGATTTAATTCGCGATAGTTCGGAGACACTGGCAGGAAGGATTGCCTATCATCGTCTACATCCACTTACTATGGATGAAATTCCATTAGAAATGGATCAAAACCAGCTATGGATAAGAGGTGGTTTCCCCGATGCACTACTTGCTCCCACCCCTGATTTAACATGGCAATGGATGGAGAATTTTGTTAATACCTATTTAAATCGCGATCTGCTACAACTAGGATTAAATGCACCAGGACGCACAATTCGAAACCTTTGGTCTATGTTGGCACATTCCAGCGGACAGATATTAAATACATCAACATTTGCAAGTTCTTTGGGACTGTCCTCTCCTACCATCAATAAATACATCGATTTCCTTGAAGGCGCTTTTCTTATATACAGTCTACAGGCATTTGCTCCTAACATGAAAAAACGCCTTGTAAAACGCCCCAAATTATATTTAACAGACACAGGAATTCTTCACCACTTAATCGGGACAGAAAACTTCAATGAATTGGCTGGGCATCCGGGTTTAGGCGCATCATGGGAAACCTTTGTGTTAAACCAAATTTTAGCAATAAAAAAAAGAATGATAAAAATATTTTTCTACCGAACCCACCATGGAGCGGAAGCTGATTTTGTATTAACAAAAGGAGAAAAGGTAGTGGCAGGAATCGAAGTAAAGTATACAAATTCGCCCAAACTCACAAAGGGAAACCATAATGCATTTCAAGATTTAAATTCGCCGACTAACTTTGTCATTACACCTTCTTCTGATAATTATCTGCTACAAAAAAACATCAGGGTATGTTCGTTAAAAACTTTTTTAAAGAATTACCTTCCTGAACTGTAG